The proteins below come from a single Mucilaginibacter mali genomic window:
- a CDS encoding mercuric reductase yields the protein MKQYDAIIIGAGQAGVPLAKKLALSGKKTAIIEKRYIGGTCVNDGCTPTKTMVASAKMAYMARVSAPLGVTIKKFSVDMPTIKKRKDDVVNMFRNGSQKGLEKTKGLDILMGEATFTGPKALSVKMNDGGVQELQADLIFINTGTKTTIPAIDGLSDIGYLTSTTILDLDEVPEHLLIIGGNYIGLEFGQMFRRFGSKVSVIERSARIISREEADVSAEMTKHLEAEKISILTNSAVTAFKQKKNGKITAIIKTRDTEQKVKCTHVLIAAGRSPQTETLGLDKAGVKIDEHGYIIVNKKLETNVAGIYALGDVKGGPAFTHIAYNDYTIVYRNLIEGTKYTIDDRPVPYCMFTDPQLGRVGIDEAEAKKLKLKVKVAKLPMAHVARAIETGDTRGFMKAVVDAKTKKILGATVIGEQGGEIMTVLQMAMEGGITYDRIRYCVFAHPLFSESLNNLFMGIAD from the coding sequence ATGAAACAGTACGACGCGATCATTATCGGTGCCGGGCAGGCAGGCGTGCCTTTAGCCAAAAAGCTGGCCCTCTCCGGTAAAAAAACCGCTATTATAGAGAAGCGTTACATTGGCGGCACCTGCGTTAACGATGGCTGTACGCCTACCAAAACCATGGTCGCTTCGGCCAAGATGGCTTATATGGCCCGAGTTAGCGCGCCGCTGGGAGTCACCATTAAAAAGTTCTCGGTGGATATGCCTACCATTAAAAAGCGGAAGGACGATGTGGTGAACATGTTTCGCAATGGCAGCCAAAAGGGACTGGAAAAAACCAAAGGACTGGATATCCTGATGGGCGAGGCCACCTTTACCGGTCCAAAAGCGCTTTCGGTAAAAATGAATGACGGCGGCGTACAGGAACTACAGGCCGATCTGATCTTCATAAACACCGGCACTAAAACAACCATCCCAGCTATTGATGGGTTAAGCGATATCGGTTATTTAACATCCACTACCATACTTGATCTGGACGAAGTGCCCGAACACCTGCTGATCATCGGCGGTAATTATATCGGGCTGGAGTTTGGGCAGATGTTCCGCCGCTTTGGGAGTAAGGTGTCTGTGATTGAGCGCTCGGCCCGCATCATTTCGCGCGAGGAAGCTGATGTATCTGCCGAGATGACCAAACATCTGGAGGCCGAGAAGATCAGTATCCTAACCAATTCAGCAGTCACTGCGTTTAAGCAAAAGAAGAACGGTAAAATAACAGCCATTATTAAAACAAGGGATACGGAGCAAAAAGTAAAATGTACGCATGTGCTGATCGCCGCGGGCCGTAGTCCACAAACGGAGACACTTGGTTTAGATAAGGCGGGTGTTAAAATAGACGAGCATGGTTATATTATCGTCAACAAAAAGCTGGAGACCAATGTGGCCGGTATTTACGCGTTGGGCGATGTAAAGGGAGGGCCTGCGTTTACCCACATTGCTTATAACGATTATACCATCGTTTACCGTAATTTAATAGAGGGCACTAAATATACTATAGATGACCGCCCGGTGCCTTACTGTATGTTCACCGATCCGCAGTTGGGACGCGTTGGTATAGATGAGGCCGAGGCTAAAAAGTTAAAGCTAAAGGTAAAAGTGGCCAAACTACCCATGGCACATGTAGCGAGGGCCATCGAGACGGGCGACACACGCGGCTTTATGAAGGCCGTGGTTGATGCTAAAACCAAAAAGATACTGGGCGCAACTGTAATTGGCGAGCAGGGCGGCGAAATTATGACCGTGCTGCAAATGGCCATGGAGGGCGGTATCACGTACGACCGGATCCGCTATTGCGTGTTCGCGCACCCGCTGTTTTCCGAGTCGTTGAACAACCTGTTTATGGGTATTGCAGATTGA
- a CDS encoding ABC transporter ATP-binding protein — protein sequence MISVKQLSKDFCGFKAVDHISFEVAEGENLVLLGTSGCGKTTTLKMLNRLIEPTSGEIAIDGKNIMQQQPETLRRGIGYVLQNTGLFPHYTIYDNIAVVPKLLGWDDAKIKARVNELMDKLHLDASVLQSYPGQLSGGQQQRVGLARALMADPPVLLMDEPFGALDNVTRTKIQAEFKQLDELTRKTIIMVTHDVQEAFELGDRICLMDKGNIMQIGTPAELLFSPANDFVRDFLQGQRLQLELKAITLNDIWEQLPDTYAEQATTQPPDMSVWSAMEALKIKGSVITIQQSNSNAFKSVNFAQLMEAFNQYQNVQK from the coding sequence ATGATCAGCGTAAAACAATTAAGCAAGGACTTTTGCGGATTTAAGGCGGTTGATCACATCAGCTTTGAGGTAGCCGAAGGCGAGAACCTGGTACTGTTGGGCACCAGCGGCTGCGGCAAAACAACCACGCTTAAAATGCTGAACCGGCTAATAGAACCCACCAGTGGCGAAATTGCTATCGACGGCAAAAACATTATGCAACAACAACCCGAAACGCTGCGCCGCGGCATTGGCTATGTGTTGCAAAACACCGGATTGTTCCCGCATTACACCATTTACGATAACATTGCCGTTGTACCCAAACTGTTGGGATGGGATGATGCCAAAATAAAAGCACGCGTTAATGAGCTGATGGATAAGCTGCACCTGGATGCATCGGTGCTGCAAAGCTATCCCGGTCAGTTAAGCGGCGGGCAGCAGCAACGTGTGGGGCTTGCCCGTGCATTAATGGCCGACCCTCCGGTATTATTAATGGACGAACCCTTCGGCGCGCTGGATAATGTTACCCGCACCAAAATACAGGCCGAGTTTAAGCAATTGGACGAATTGACCCGCAAAACCATCATCATGGTAACCCACGATGTGCAGGAAGCTTTTGAACTGGGCGACCGCATTTGCCTGATGGATAAAGGAAATATTATGCAGATAGGCACCCCGGCCGAATTATTGTTTAGTCCGGCTAATGATTTTGTGCGCGATTTTTTACAAGGCCAGCGCCTGCAACTGGAACTGAAAGCCATCACCCTGAACGATATTTGGGAGCAACTGCCCGATACCTATGCCGAACAGGCTACCACCCAACCGCCGGATATGAGCGTATGGTCGGCTATGGAAGCGCTGAAAATTAAAGGTTCGGTCATTACCATTCAGCAATCAAATAGCAATGCGTTCAAGTCGGTGAATTTTGCGCAGTTGATGGAAGCTTTTAACCAGTATCAAAATGTGCAGAAATGA